CGAGGTTGGCCTTGTTGGTCGTCAGCACGTCGCCGGCAAAACCGAGGCGGCTCTGCTCGGCGCCGTTGTTGGCGCGCATGGTGGCGACGTTCTGGAGGGCCTGGGTGATCGCATCGACGGTGCCGATGCTCGAGAGCGAGCCGGCGCCGGCGGAGTCGGCGAGGGCGCCGAGACCGACCGTGGCATCGGTGCTGGAAAGGTTCTTCGCGGTGAGGGTGACCGTGCCCTTGCCGTCTTCGGAGACGGGCACGACGATCTCGGTGCTGCCGAAGAGGGCGGTGCCGTTGAACTTCTCGGTCGAGAGCGAGGCGAGCTGCTTCTGCAGCTGCACGAACTCGGCGTCGTAGTTCGACTTGTCGGTGCTGTTCTTCGTCGGGTCCTGATAGAGGGTCGACAACTCGCTCATGCGTTGGAGCACGTCGCCGGTGACCTTGAGCACGCCGTCCTGCGTCTGGAGCATCGACACGGTGTTGCCGATGTTGATCGCGGCGGCGCCGGACCGCTTCGCGGCCGCGGACAGCTTCATGGACACGGCGAGACCGCCGGCATCATCGGCCGGGGTAACGATCTTCGAGCCGCTTGAGAGCCGATTCAGGCTCTTCTGCAAACTGTCGTTTGACGCGGCGAGGTTGTTTGCAGCCGTCGTGGCCGCAAAGTTGGTGTTAATGACAACTGGCATGGTGATCTTCCTTGATCCTAAATGCAGCTCCGTGCTGCGGACGTATCCGGTGGAGGCGGCTCCGGATCGCGCCGGTCAGAACATTTGTCCCAACGAAGAGAGCTATCGTCGCGGCGTCGCGGGACCTTAATTTCGGAATGCAAGTTTATTTTCGTTGCTCGCGCAGTTTTGGCTAAAGCCCTGGGGGCTTGCGTCGATTCGCGCGCGCCGCGGGTACTGATCCACCCCGCCGCCACGATCCGTGTAACATAGAGCCGGATACGAACCGGCGGCGCCTCGCGCGCCCGACGGAAACTCGCGGGGCGCGACGGAGCGGGTGGCGCCCGAGTGGCGGTTGCGTTCGCGGAAGACCTGGTTCGCGCCTGGAAACCCGGATCGCGGACCCGGCGTGGCGGTGACGCTGATCTGCCGGTCTCATTCCGCGGCCTTGGGGCGATAGAGGCCGTCGGCGGCGGGCGGCAGAAAATGCCGGGGCGGAAGTGAGCGGATCGTAAATGTGTAAAAGGTGCTGATAATCAGAAGCCTATGATTAATAGGCTGCTAAAGGCGCGAATCTTGCGTGCCGATACACCTTACGGCGCAGTGCGCCCGAATCCTTCAACACCATGGGTATCCAAATCTCCGGACTGCTTTCTGATTCTGCCTTCGACTGGAAGGACGTGGTGGACAAGTTGATCGCGGTAGAGCGCGTCCCAGTAACCAACCTGGAGACGACCCAGGCCAACAATCTGTCTGAGATCACGGCGCTCGGCGACATCACGACCGCTCTGCAGGAGCTTCAGGATTCGGTGCAGGCGATGCGGTCGAGCAACGTGTATGACATGCGGACGGTAAGCAGCGACAGCTCCACGAGCACTTGGAAGGCGACTTCATCCAACGGCACCAGCCTCGGTTCCTACAAATTCGAGATCCAAACGCTTGCGAGCACCGCGGCTTTGCAGGGCGGCGCGGATATCGGGGCTTCGCTCGCCTCAAGCGCCTCCGACCTGGGCTCGTTGACCATCAGCAATCTTCCGATCGCCACGGCTGTCACCGCGGGGACCTTTACGGTGGACGGCAAGCAGATCAGCGTGGCGGCGACGGATTCGCTGAAGGACGTGCTGGATCGCATCACGACAGCCACCGGTGCCACCTGGTCATACGACAGTACCTCGGACGCGATCACCCTCGCGAAGGGGAGCGGCTCGCTTGTGCTCGGGGCGGCGAATGACACGAGCAATTTTCTCGCCGCAATGAAGCTGGCGAACAACCAGACGGGTACGATCACGAGTTCCGGGGGCCTTGGTACGCTGAAGACCACCGCGACGCTCGTGCAGTCCGGTCTGAGGGGGGCAATCGCCGAGAGCGCGTTGGACGCGGAAGGAAACGGATCCTTCACCGTGAACGGCGTGCCCATCAGCTATAACGTCAATACCGACACCCTTAAGTCGGTGCTGGACCGGATTACGGCCTCTGCCGCCAACGTGAGCGCGAGCTATGACAGCGCGAATGACCGGGTGGTCCTCACCAACAAGACGACGGGTGACATGGGCCTGAGCGTGAGCGAAGCGAGCGGTGGCTTGCTCGGTGTGCTGAACCTCACGGCAGACGGAGCCAAAGTGCCCACGCTAAAGAGCGGGACCAATGCCGTGTTCCGGGTGAACGATGGCGACTGGCTCACCAGCAGCACCAACACCCTGGCCTCATCGGCTCACGGGATCGCCGGCCTCAGTGTGACGGTCAACTCAACGGGCGCCCAGACCCTCACGATCGAGAGTGATGCCTCCTCTATGGGCAGCTACGTCGAGGACTTCATTTCGAAGTTCAATGCCGTGCAGGACATGATCGACACGTACACCAAGACCTCTGTCAGCGGCAGCAAGGTGACGACGTCGCTCCTCTCGGGGAATCGTGAGGTGCAGGAGTGGGGACGGAAGCTGCGTACCATGGCGTTCCAAACGCTTACTGGCCTGACCGGCTCAATCGACCACATCGACGACCTGGGCATCGATTTCGACGGCACTACGAGTCACCTGAAGATCAAGGATACCGCCAAGTTGACCGACGCCTTGACCAACTCGCCTGACGACGTGAAGGCGTTCTTCCTGTCCGGCTCCAGCGGCATGGTGCCCAAGATGTACGAGCTCATTACCAACCTGAAGAGTTCGGGGAACAAGGAGCAGGAGAGCCTGCGGTCCGACAACAAGGCGATCGATGACCAGATCGACCGGCTCGAGACCCGAATCGCCACGGAACAAGCACGATTGACCAAGGCGTTCATCGCCATGTTGGATGCGCAGTCGACGGCCCAGTCCCAATCGGACGCCCTGACCAACGCCTTCTCGAGCAAGAGCTCATGATTCATCTTCGCCTTCTTGCACCCGTTTCGCTGCTGAGCGCGGCCGTGCTTGCGTTGCTCGCCGGCTGTACGTCGCCCGGCCTGACCGATCCCGCGCGGGTGGGGCCGTTCCACACGCCGACGAACGTCGCCCGCGACGCGACGCTCGGTGGTATCCGTCGGGTCGTCATGCTGCCGGTTTGGACGGGGACGAGCGCGCCGGAGGAGACGGGGGCGGACCTGGATCCGGTGTTTCGGCAGGCGCTGCAGGATCAGAATCGGTTCGAGGTCGTCGTGCTGCCGAGGGCGGAGTGCCTGCGTCGTTTTGGCGCGGTGGCTTTGTCCTCGTCGTCCGCGTTGCCGCACGACTTCCTGCCGGCGATGCAACGGATTTTCGGGGCCGACGCGGTGGTGTTTGTCGATATCACCGTCTATCGGCCCTACCACCCATTGGCGATAGGTGTGCGGAGTCGCCTGGCCACCGTGAAAAGCACGCGGCTGGTGTGGACCTTTGACAACTTGTTCTCCGCTGACGATGCGCGCGTGGCGGCGAGTGCACGTAATTTCTTCCTGCAGAGTGAGCATGGCGGCGTGCCGGGGGACCTGACGCCGTCGGTGCTCCAGTCACCCTCCCGTTTTGCCGCGTATGCGGCGGCGGCGACCTTTGCAACTTTGCCTCCGGTAACTGTGGAGAGTGGGGAAGAGGCTCCGCCCGGACGCCGCTAAAGTCCCGTCCTTACCGGTCGATTAATGATGCAACCAACGGCGTTCCCTGTGACGAAAGCAGCGGCTGACCGTTTCGAAACTCGAAATAGTCAATGATCTCATCTGCGTCATCTCCCGACCGTACACCGCGCACGCCACTCGTGTCGTCCGCGGGGCAGGCAGCGCCGCGGGCGTCCGCGGCTCGAACCGATCGCATTTCCACGGAAAGCGCGGAATTTCTGCGGGCTGAGCTCCAGCGCCAGCCTGAGGTTCGCACCGAAGTGGTGACCCGGGCCCAGGGCCTGGCGGCTGATCCGGGCTATCCTCCGCCGGAGGTGATCCGTGAGGTTGCCACGAAGATCCTCGCGTCTCCCGATTTGAGCGAAGATCAGTCCTGATTTCTCGATGCTCGCCCAAAGCTACGCGCGGACTTACCGCGCCAATGCCGTCCTTACGGCTTCGCCGGGGCAGCTCGTGCTGATGCTTTATGACGGGATTCTCACCTCCCTGGCCTTGGCCCAGGAAGGTTTCAAGCAGCCGACGACTGATCCACGGCGGATCGAGAACATCAATCATCACCTGCTCAAGGCGCAGGCGATCATCACCGAGTTGCAGGCCGGCCTGAACATGGACGCCGGCGGCGACTTCGCGAAGACGATGCACCGGCTGTACGACTATCACAATCGCCGCCTCCTCGAGGCCAATCTGCGCAAGCAGGTGGAACCGGTGGTGGAGGTGGAAAGACTCGTGCGCGAGCTGCGGGATGCGTGGGCCCAGATGCTAACCCAGCAGGAAAGTGGCACGTCGGGCGATCGCGTGCGCGGCGTCGCCTGAGCCGCCGGCGCGGTTTCGATCATTCTCATGGAGACTCCGGCTCAAACCTGCGCCCGCCTCGTGTCTGATCTCGAGGCACTTGTAACGGAGGAGGCCAACTGCTTTCGCGCAGACGACCTTGAGTCCGTGAAGGACGTTCAACGGCGCGCGGCGCCGATGATCGAATTTCTGGTCGGCCATGCGGACGAGGTGGCCGATCCGGGATTGCGGCAGCGGATCGCGGCGTTGAGCCAGCGGCGGAGCGACACCGTAGCCGCCATGCAAGCCCGAGCCGATGCGCTCCAGGACGAGTTGCAGGCCTTGAAGGTCAAGGAGCGCCGGGTGGCCCAGATTGCCCCCGTCTATGGGTCGAGTGCGGTGGCCTCGCGCAGCAAGGTCACTCTTCGCGGTTAGGCCCGGATTGGGGCGACAAACGTGGCGCGGTTTCGACCGCGCATCGATGCGGGAAGCCGGAAATACTCCGGATGAATCGATCAGCCCGTGGCGCTGAGCGGGGTGAGGCCTTCCGTCGGAAGCGAATTTGGAGCCTGCGCATTCGCCGGCGGCCCTTCCATCCAGGCCGTGGCGATCTTGGAGGCCTCGAGTTTCCAGTTTAGCTGGGGCGTCGAGTAAACGGCCATTGCCGTGGTGACGGGAGAATCCTTCCAACTCAGGGTGGCCTTCAAGCACTGCGAGCCATCGGCCAGGGAAAACGCCTGGAGAAAGATCGTGCCGCTGGGAAAAGGGAGATCCGCTGCGGGACGGGGCGCCAGCGTCAGCCGGCAGAGACCTTGTTGAAAGTTGACGGTCCGGGCAAAGTCCCAAGCGCCGCCATCAACGACAGGAGATTCCGCAGTGATCGAATGTTCGATGTCCGAGACGAAGGAGAGGAGGCGCATTCCAAAGGAGAATATTCGACACATTGACGCGCGTACTTGAGGGGAAAACCCCTGGCTGCAGCGTCGCTCCGCCGGGCGGGGGGGGCGGGGAAGCGCTCCATTTCATCTGCTTGAGGGGCATGGGTTTTTGAGGCACCTCGCCGCGATGAGGGCTCGACGCAACATTTGTTTGAACTGCGACGCCCCGTCACATTTAGTCGCGTTCCTTTTCCGCGCCCTCGCGTCGCGTCCGCTCATGTCCTTCGAGAAAATCCTCATCGTCGAGGACGACCTGGTTGTCCGAAATCTGCTCCAGAGCATCTTTCTCCGGCACAAGCTCGCCGTGACTTGCGCCGACACCCTCGCCAACGCGGCGGCGGCATTGGGGCGTGAACCATTCGATCTGATGGTGCTTGATCTGCGGCTGCCCGACGGCGACGGACTCCGATTGCTCGAGCAGGTATCCACGATGCCGGAACGGCCGCTCGCCATCATGATCACCGGCTACGGCTCGATCGAGTCGGCGGTGGCCTGCATGCGGGCGGGAGCATTCGACTACGTGCTGAAGCCCTTCTCGCCGTCGCAGATCGATGTCATCTTAAGAAAGGCGCAGACGTACCGGCAGTTGGTGAAGGTCAACAGCCTGTTGAGCGACGACCCGGATGACGCGGATGGACTGCTGGTCGGGCGAAGCGCGGCGATGAGCCGCCTGCGGCAGTTGATCGAGCGCGTGGCGCCCACGGACGCGACGGTGCTGATCACCGGCGAGAGCGGAACGGGCAAGGAGATGATCTCGCGTGAGTTTTACCGCCGCAGCCCCCGGCGCGGGCAGCCGTTTATCAAGGTCAACTGCGCGGCGATCTCGCAGAACTTGATTGAGAGTGAGTTCTTCGGCCACGAACGCGGCGCGTTCACCGGCGCCACGGAGCGACGCGAGGGGCGCTTTGAGCTGGCGAACAACGGCACGCTTCTGCTCGACGAGGTCAGCGAGATCCCGGCGAGTCTCCAGGCAAAGCTGCTGCGCGTGCTGCAAGAGCGCGAGTTTGAGCGCGTCGGCGGCTCGCGCACGATCAAGGTG
This genomic window from Opitutus sp. ER46 contains:
- the fliD gene encoding flagellar filament capping protein FliD encodes the protein MGIQISGLLSDSAFDWKDVVDKLIAVERVPVTNLETTQANNLSEITALGDITTALQELQDSVQAMRSSNVYDMRTVSSDSSTSTWKATSSNGTSLGSYKFEIQTLASTAALQGGADIGASLASSASDLGSLTISNLPIATAVTAGTFTVDGKQISVAATDSLKDVLDRITTATGATWSYDSTSDAITLAKGSGSLVLGAANDTSNFLAAMKLANNQTGTITSSGGLGTLKTTATLVQSGLRGAIAESALDAEGNGSFTVNGVPISYNVNTDTLKSVLDRITASAANVSASYDSANDRVVLTNKTTGDMGLSVSEASGGLLGVLNLTADGAKVPTLKSGTNAVFRVNDGDWLTSSTNTLASSAHGIAGLSVTVNSTGAQTLTIESDASSMGSYVEDFISKFNAVQDMIDTYTKTSVSGSKVTTSLLSGNREVQEWGRKLRTMAFQTLTGLTGSIDHIDDLGIDFDGTTSHLKIKDTAKLTDALTNSPDDVKAFFLSGSSGMVPKMYELITNLKSSGNKEQESLRSDNKAIDDQIDRLETRIATEQARLTKAFIAMLDAQSTAQSQSDALTNAFSSKSS
- the fliS gene encoding flagellar export chaperone FliS, with the protein product MLAQSYARTYRANAVLTASPGQLVLMLYDGILTSLALAQEGFKQPTTDPRRIENINHHLLKAQAIITELQAGLNMDAGGDFAKTMHRLYDYHNRRLLEANLRKQVEPVVEVERLVRELRDAWAQMLTQQESGTSGDRVRGVA
- a CDS encoding sigma-54 dependent transcriptional regulator, yielding MSFEKILIVEDDLVVRNLLQSIFLRHKLAVTCADTLANAAAALGREPFDLMVLDLRLPDGDGLRLLEQVSTMPERPLAIMITGYGSIESAVACMRAGAFDYVLKPFSPSQIDVILRKAQTYRQLVKVNSLLSDDPDDADGLLVGRSAAMSRLRQLIERVAPTDATVLITGESGTGKEMISREFYRRSPRRGQPFIKVNCAAISQNLIESEFFGHERGAFTGATERREGRFELANNGTLLLDEVSEIPASLQAKLLRVLQEREFERVGGSRTIKVNVRIIATSNRDLLSYVQAGEFRQDLYYRLNVFPVHVPSLRERTDDIPLLAEHFLRRFTRKHGVKVTGFSDSARGAMMAYRWPGNVRELQNTIERAVILSESGRPVNASALGLPVEIDAAAIAAAAQVWDAPSVVEPTAAIVEAAPTGQEAAAGAVASPGVTDPAGQVLKLDELEKQAIRAALKQMGGNRTQAAAALGISIRTLRNKLQEYREAGDPIDVGMDSTDA
- a CDS encoding flagellin — protein: MPVVINTNFAATTAANNLAASNDSLQKSLNRLSSGSKIVTPADDAGGLAVSMKLSAAAKRSGAAAINIGNTVSMLQTQDGVLKVTGDVLQRMSELSTLYQDPTKNSTDKSNYDAEFVQLQKQLASLSTEKFNGTALFGSTEIVVPVSEDGKGTVTLTAKNLSSTDATVGLGALADSAGAGSLSSIGTVDAITQALQNVATMRANNGAEQSRLGFAGDVLTTNKANLEAANSRIIDVDVAEESTQLARWNVLVQSGTAMLSQANQSAQTALKLLQ